In Microvenator marinus, one genomic interval encodes:
- a CDS encoding YncE family protein has product MMKWMLIGALGLTLACAGSDADFKDGSSDNDNSFNNPNNPNQGPNEPNNPPPEEEDEFEFSSPAVAGDRIFVANETLNAVAVIDSESLRISSVPVGFKPTVVAGAESNIFVLNEGSSTVTRIDPETLKTQTFSVMRRANDLVVSPDGSTAFSWFNATKPAANLSGQADLSAVSIITADASYQLAVGFDVREVRFSENGEFALIISADGISRIRVTDITGDAIVPPVSLGSGEVREVLVDATGRWALGRRVGLNGMFMVDLETGELTDLELGLTPSDLDWVDANRLLATFRNDSLGGLNSTAALIAIPEGIQALAELEPVIPPDPDMGSDMDDMGDMTDMDMGTDPDADMADMPADMGMMVQVVEGVEVLDLEIDGLGAAEVAPAGNHALIFSTIGSERRAILLDLDTLEQRPLAFEKGVRGAVADSFGRTFVVIHDRVNEPILPSMTPLDPEYIERSWAVSLVNVAGADNRLVLTSHYPDLATLWSDEEGLVKLYMTFGPQDGEPVLETHQDLLVANLETFATSTTRLAGVPEGLGVVSSERQVFISQRHPQGRMTFIDVDDESRQTVTGYQLNAGID; this is encoded by the coding sequence ATGATGAAATGGATGCTAATAGGCGCTCTGGGTCTGACTTTGGCGTGCGCCGGCTCGGATGCTGATTTTAAAGACGGGTCGAGCGATAACGATAACAGTTTCAACAATCCCAATAACCCCAATCAGGGGCCGAATGAGCCGAACAACCCTCCGCCCGAGGAAGAAGACGAGTTTGAGTTCTCGAGTCCGGCCGTGGCCGGAGACCGAATCTTCGTGGCGAACGAAACGCTCAATGCGGTGGCCGTGATCGATAGCGAGTCGCTGCGGATTTCTTCGGTGCCTGTGGGCTTTAAGCCCACCGTGGTCGCCGGAGCCGAGAGCAATATCTTCGTGCTCAACGAGGGTTCGAGCACCGTGACGCGCATCGACCCAGAGACGCTCAAGACCCAGACATTCAGCGTGATGCGGCGCGCGAATGACCTCGTGGTTTCTCCGGACGGAAGCACGGCTTTCTCGTGGTTTAACGCCACGAAACCCGCAGCAAATCTTAGCGGTCAGGCCGATCTCTCCGCGGTCAGCATCATCACTGCAGATGCGAGCTACCAACTCGCGGTAGGCTTTGACGTACGTGAAGTCCGATTTAGCGAAAACGGCGAGTTCGCGCTCATCATAAGTGCGGACGGCATCTCGCGGATCCGCGTGACGGATATCACGGGGGACGCAATCGTTCCGCCGGTAAGTCTCGGTTCAGGTGAGGTTCGCGAGGTGCTGGTAGACGCCACGGGGCGTTGGGCGCTCGGCCGCCGGGTCGGGCTCAACGGCATGTTCATGGTGGATCTGGAGACCGGCGAGCTGACTGACCTGGAGCTCGGCCTGACGCCTAGCGATCTCGACTGGGTCGACGCAAATCGCCTCCTGGCTACGTTTCGCAATGACTCGCTCGGAGGCCTGAACTCAACCGCCGCTCTAATCGCGATTCCCGAGGGCATCCAGGCCTTGGCCGAACTCGAACCCGTCATCCCACCCGACCCCGACATGGGTTCGGATATGGATGATATGGGCGATATGACTGATATGGATATGGGCACGGACCCGGATGCTGATATGGCCGACATGCCTGCCGATATGGGCATGATGGTTCAGGTCGTGGAAGGTGTGGAGGTCTTGGACCTCGAGATCGACGGACTCGGCGCGGCCGAAGTCGCACCAGCTGGAAATCACGCCTTGATCTTCTCAACCATCGGCAGCGAAAGACGCGCAATTTTGCTGGACTTGGACACGCTTGAGCAACGCCCGCTGGCGTTTGAAAAGGGTGTTCGCGGCGCGGTTGCCGACTCGTTCGGCCGCACGTTTGTGGTCATTCATGACCGAGTCAACGAGCCGATTTTGCCCTCGATGACGCCGCTCGACCCCGAGTACATCGAGCGTTCATGGGCTGTTTCGCTGGTCAACGTGGCGGGCGCTGACAACCGGCTCGTGCTCACAAGCCATTACCCGGACCTCGCCACGCTCTGGTCCGACGAAGAAGGCCTGGTCAAGCTTTACATGACCTTCGGGCCCCAAGACGGCGAGCCGGTACTTGAGACGCATCAGGATCTCCTGGTGGCGAACCTCGAAACCTTTGCGACCTCCACCACTCGACTAGCCGGCGTCCCAGAAGGGCTCGGTGTGGTGAGCTCGGAGCGCCAAGTGTTTATTAGCCAGCGCCACCCTCAGGGGCGCATGACATTTATTGATGTGGACGATGAAAGTCGTCAAACAGTGACTGGATACCAACTCAACGCAGGGATTGATTGA